Proteins found in one Arthrobacter pascens genomic segment:
- a CDS encoding L-rhamnose mutarotase: MRVCFRSSVQPALIDEYRRRHAAVWPEMLRALKDAGWNNYSLFLGSDGLLIGYLECDDFDAVRARMALADVNARWQAEMASLFDNAENPDQAPDEGFRVLEEVFNLDDQLARAAAGSGRTSGLNHTG; the protein is encoded by the coding sequence ATGAGGGTGTGTTTCCGCTCCTCGGTCCAGCCAGCGCTGATCGATGAATACCGACGGCGGCACGCGGCCGTGTGGCCTGAGATGCTCCGTGCGCTCAAGGATGCAGGCTGGAACAACTATTCGCTGTTCCTCGGGTCTGACGGCCTCCTCATCGGCTATCTCGAATGCGACGATTTCGACGCCGTCCGCGCAAGGATGGCCCTGGCCGACGTTAACGCCCGTTGGCAGGCGGAGATGGCCTCCCTTTTTGACAACGCCGAAAACCCGGACCAGGCACCCGATGAAGGGTTTCGGGTTCTCGAGGAAGTCTTCAACCTTGATGACCAGCTCGCCCGGGCGGCCGCCGGCTCAGGCCGGACCAGCGGGCTGAACCACACCGGCTGA
- the rhaI gene encoding L-rhamnose isomerase, which yields MNDVATALGRLGELAIEVPSWAYGNSGTRFRVFGTAGTPRTVQEKIADAAKVHELTGLAPTVALHIPWDRVDDYAALKEYAAGLGVGLGTINSNTFQDDEYKFGSLTSSNEAVRRRAIAHHLDCIGIMHATGSQDLKIWLADGTNYPGQDDIRGRQDRLAESLQEIYEALGDAQRLVLEYKFFEPAFYHTDVPDWGTSYAQTLALGEKAMVCLDTGHHAPGTNIEFIVMQLLRLGKLGSFDFNSRFYADDDLIVGAADPFQLFRIMYEVIRGGGYGKGSGVALMLDQCHNLEEKIPGQIRSVLNVQEMTARALLVDTEALAEAQRAGDVLAANGIFNDAFYTDVRPILAEWREARGLPADPMAAFKASGYQKQINEDRVGGQQAGWGA from the coding sequence ATGAATGACGTAGCAACGGCGCTGGGCAGGCTCGGGGAGCTTGCCATCGAGGTCCCTTCGTGGGCGTATGGAAATTCAGGCACGCGCTTTAGGGTATTCGGCACTGCGGGGACGCCCCGGACGGTGCAGGAGAAGATTGCGGACGCGGCGAAGGTGCATGAGCTGACCGGCCTGGCCCCCACTGTTGCTCTGCATATTCCGTGGGACAGGGTGGATGACTACGCGGCGCTGAAGGAGTATGCGGCGGGCCTGGGCGTGGGCCTGGGCACGATTAACTCCAACACCTTTCAAGATGACGAGTACAAGTTCGGCTCCCTGACCTCCTCCAACGAGGCTGTGCGGCGCCGGGCCATCGCCCACCACCTGGACTGCATCGGGATCATGCACGCCACGGGATCGCAGGATCTGAAGATCTGGCTCGCCGACGGCACCAACTACCCCGGCCAGGACGATATCCGCGGCCGCCAGGACCGCCTGGCCGAGTCCCTGCAGGAGATCTACGAGGCGCTGGGCGACGCGCAGCGCCTGGTGTTGGAGTACAAATTCTTCGAGCCGGCTTTCTACCACACCGATGTTCCGGACTGGGGCACCTCCTACGCGCAGACCCTGGCGCTGGGGGAGAAGGCCATGGTCTGCCTGGACACGGGCCACCACGCCCCGGGCACGAACATCGAGTTCATCGTGATGCAGCTGCTGCGCCTGGGCAAGCTGGGCTCCTTTGACTTCAACTCCCGCTTCTACGCGGATGATGACCTGATTGTGGGCGCGGCCGATCCGTTCCAGCTGTTCCGGATCATGTACGAGGTCATCCGCGGCGGCGGCTATGGCAAGGGCTCCGGCGTGGCGCTCATGCTGGACCAGTGCCACAACCTGGAAGAGAAGATCCCGGGCCAGATCCGCTCGGTCCTGAATGTGCAGGAAATGACCGCACGGGCCCTGCTGGTGGATACCGAGGCCCTGGCCGAGGCCCAGCGCGCCGGCGATGTCCTGGCCGCCAACGGCATCTTCAACGATGCCTTCTACACCGACGTCCGGCCCATCCTGGCCGAATGGCGTGAAGCCCGCGGCCTGCCCGCGGACCCGATGGCCGCCTTCAAGGCCAGCGGCTACCAGAAACAGATCAACGAGGACCGCGTCGGCGGCCAGCAAGCCGGATGGGGCGCATAG